GATTAAAGCCAGTCAACTGGCAAGCACGTTTCCTTCCTTGCATAATTAAATTAGACCCGAGGGTAATGTATGTCAACAGGGTTCTGCCCTCCTGAGAATGTGGGAACAGCCATTCTATGATGTCAAATGTGGGCTGTTCTTGGAATAGAACTCCCATAGGGGCTTCTGGAGAAGCTACAGAAATGAAGAGAATGGGATAATCATAGTGAATACGATTAAGCTGAGCATTTTGAATGGCAATCTTTACTATATCAAGTTCTTTTTTAGTTTGTGGAGTCAGAGTTTTAGGGGAAGAAAGGGCTGAGTCTCCTTTAAGAGTCTCAGAGAAGTATTTAAGTGAGCTGGTAGGAATGTCCAAGGCAGGGAGCAACCAATTAATATCTCCTAAaagcttttgaaaatcatttaatgtTTTGTACTTTCTGGGGTATAATGGTGGCGTTCTGAAATCCGGTAACCTAAATAGCAAAagggagcttttttttaattttttcggGGGCTACATGTAGTCCCCATCATATAAGGTCATGTTGAACTTGGTGAAAAAGTGGGTTTAGGAGAGACTCCTCTGGGGCAGCTAAGAGTATGTCATCCATATAGTGAATGATGTAGGCATGAGGATAGAGGGCTTGAGCTCACTCCAGAGCGCTAACCACGTATGGTTGGCAGAGCATAGGACTATTCATCATCCCAAGGCAACATTTTCCACTGGGAGCTTGTTGGTTAATATAGGGTACTGAAAATGCAAATTTCTCTCTGTATTGTGGAGCTAAGGGGATTGTATAAAAACAATCTTTAAGATCCAGAATTACAGTGggaacctcagatatacagatgacaccacccttatggcagaaagtgaaaaagaactaaagagcttcttgatgaaagtgaaagaggaaagtgaaacagatggcttcaagctcaacattcagaaaaataagatcatggcatctagtcccaccacttcatggcaaataggtggggaaacagtggaaacagtggcagactttattttggggggctccaaaatcactggagatggtgccTGCaggcattaaattaaaagacgcttactccttggaagaaaagttatgaccaacctagatagcttattaaaaagcagagacattactttgccaacaaaggtctgtcaaggctatagtttttccagtggtcatatatggaagtgagagttggactacaaagaaagctgagtgccaaagaactgatgcttttgaactgtggtgttggagaagactcctgagagtgccCTGGACTGtgaggagctccaaccagtccatcctacagaaTATCAGTCCTgaaatttcattggaaggactgatgctgaagctgaaactccaatactttggctacctgatgcgaagagctgactcatttgaaaagaccctgatgctgggaaagattgaaggtgggaggagaaggggatgacagacgatgagatggttagatggcatcaccgactcaatggacatgaatttgagtagactccaggagttggtgatggacagggaaggctggtgtgctgcagtccatggggtctcaaagagtcggatacgactgagcaactgaactgaactgaactgatcccgaGGTATGGCCGAAGGGGATGGGAATCCAAGCGGCAAGGCCCCCGTGGGTTGCATTTCTGCATTAATAGCTCGAAGGTCATGAAGCAGTCTCCATTTGCCTGATTTTTTAGGGACTGTGAATACTGGCGTATTCCAAGGACTCTCCTCTGTACGTCCTGACTGAAACTCTTCTTCTCCTAAGGCTTGTAAATGCATCAGTTCCTCCTTTGTTAGAGGCCATTAACCCACCCAAACAGGTTTAGATGTAAGCCACGTTAGAGGTATGGTGTGTGGTGGCAGAGAAACTTCAATGGCcctcattaaaaatttttctatCCTAGCCCTTTCCTGTCCAATTTGGGCTGAATAGGTAAAGCAGAAGGGTCTCCCTGTAAATTCTTTCCCAGCCCTTTTCCTGCTTGGTACCCCATTCTCACTGTCATATGATTTGTCTTTCCCTTGTTGGAGAGAACTAGGTTCCATCGGGCAAGCAGATCTCTGCCCCATAAATTACAGGGAATGTCTGCAATAAAAGGTTGGAAATGGGCGAGCTGTTTATCCAGCCTAGGCAAGGAAGAACTGCTGCACTTTGAGCAAGTTGTTGAGGTTCTCCCAAGCCTGAGATTTTTCTCTGGGGTTCAGTCAAGGGCCAGTCATCTGGCCATTGATGAGAAGTAATGATGCAAATGTCAGCCCCCGGTATCTGCGAGGTTTCTCCTTGAATTTTAACCTTACCGGTGGGGCCCATCTGAGAGTATTTGTTGAGTAAAGCACACTACTTGATCGTCTGTGATCCCCAATCCTTGTTCTCCTCCGGTGACAGGATTAGAATTGTTACGAGCATGGCAAGGCAAGAGAAGGAAGTGATCAATTCCCTGAATTTCTCCTCAATAGTCTGGGTCAATATGACCAGGAAGGATCTGGAGGCCCTTAAGAGTAAGCCCACTTCTGCCCAGAATGAGTCCTGCAGTCCCCGGTGGAAGGGGGCCTCTGATCCCAGTAGGGACTGCTACAGGGGCCATCCGATTCATTAATCTGAAATTACTCGGACTGAGAGGTGCAACCCAGCACTTCCGCTGGCAGTGGCTGAGAGGCTGGAGACGGGCTGAAGGGTGCGCTGGAGGTCCTCACCGGGTACTGGGGTGGCCCGGCTGGCCGGTTCCGGCGGTAAAGGGGAACCGTTTCTACGGAATTTTGATCTCCATTGACTGGCCCAATGATTGCCTTTCTGGCACCGAGGACACAGTCTTGGGGTTCTATCGTCACCGGTAGGCGGAGGTATTGTAACACCTGTTTGGGGCCGGGAACTGCAATCGTTTTTCATATGTTCGGGCTTCCCACCTTGAAAGCATTTGGCAGGGGAAgagctaaaattatttttaaaggcagcACAGATTGTGTGAGCTAGCATGGTTTGTTTGTGAGCCTGTGTACCCATATTTAACACGCTAGGACAAAATCAGCAAGGCTGCCATTTTGACGAACAGGGTGAAGGGCGGCCTTGCAGTCTTCACTGGCATTTTCGTAGGCTAATTGTTTTAACAATTCGCCCTCCGCTGTAAGACTAGGAATTTGACGGCGGAGAGCAGATGAGAGCCGGTCTACAAATTCAGGGACGTCTTCTCCGGGTCTctgtaatattttaacaaatgagCCGGCAGGCTCGCCGGGATCTGATCCTGTCCGCCACGCCCTTCGGCAGCATTTAGCAATCTGCTCATAAGCTCCCACCAGTGTACCATCATAAGTCAACTGGGCTAGTGGACTGCTATATTGCCCTGTGCCTGTGAGCATTTCAAAAGGAAGATTATGTCCACTGGCCAAATTAATACCGGCTTGCTCTTAGCACAACTCAGTATTAAGAGGCAAAAAACTATAAATATCGGGGACCGCTGAAAGCAGCTTTGGCTAACATTTTAACATCCTAAGGAGAGCATCTCCACGCAAACAAATTTCCAATAGTTCCTGTGTATGCGGGGAATTAGCCCCATTCAACCTAACACTAGATTTTAGTTCCTTTAAAACTTTAATGTCAAAAGTGTCATCGGTTGCAATAACCTGAGTGGGATTACTCGGGTCCGGCCTGTAACTGATAGGGAAGCCAAGATGGTCCTCAATGACCAAAGCACCCATAGGCAGGGCAGAGGCCGTGGCCTGCTGAAACCGAGTCAGCGGCTAATCCTCCTGAGACATTTTCTGGACCCAGTGGAGGCGGCGGTGGGGGAAAATCGCCCTCAAGCTTGGATGGTGAAGGGTGGGAAGGGTTAACGCAGCCGCCTGCGAGCACAGCGCCTTCTCACGTGGTTTCTCACTCTGGAAAGGGTATAGGGCCATTCGCACTAGCCCCAGGTCGCAAATACCGTCATGGGTATGCGGTCCCCTCTCCTGTGTGCTGGTTTTAAATTTTCTCCCACTCGATCCCAACTTTCAATGTCTAGAGTGCCTTTTTCCGGAAACCAAAAGTTATATTTAACCACCTCTCTTAGCAACTGTGTCAACGGCTCCTCTTTCACCTGCGCTCCAGCAGTCCGGAGGAGGTGCCTGAAAAGCTGGAGATAAGGGTTCTCAGCTTTCTCAAATCCTTCCCCATTGTCACCCTGACTTTGTAAGACAGCAAGGGACTTCCCACCCTTAGGAGGCTGAGGGCCTGGTCGCAATCCAGACGTCTCACTTACCGCTCGCTGTCTTCACGTTCAGCGTTTCCCTCGGGAGGAATCCTTCCCGACTTCAAGGCCCTGTTCCAGCGCCACCTGCCGCGTCCAGCACAGCGGGTGCGAAAGACCGGCCTAATTAAAGGACAGACACGTATAATTTGGCAAGCGGGGAGTCAGGgggccctcctgctctccatGCAGGAAGACAAAATGACTCCTTTCAGCCCGCACTTAATAAAGCCAGTGATGGCAGAAGTCCCGTGAGAGCGTGAGGGAATCGCTGTACTGGGGAGTTGGATCCGCAGCACCATAAAGAGGGAGGCAAGTGAAGGCTCTGCTGTTGATCAGGAAcatcttgttttgtttccatggagacggaggcagaggcaggcagagaagcGGAAGCAGAGAGGTATCCTGCCCCCAAGAATGTCCCTTCAGCTTTCTTACTAGGACAATCAGGAGGGCGCAATTTGCCGCAACCTCCAGTCATGGGGGCAGGTTCACAATATGATGGCTCTCATTATCTTAGACCTAGTTTAATACAAACCTAACTgttctctctgctttttcatcttgtcatttctatttttttaacttattttatattggggtatagcctgTCAACGATgtggtgatagtttcaggagagtggcaaagggactcagccacacatatacacacatatctcttctcccccaaactccccttcactgcctgcccccacctccatctccatggaaacaaaccaagatgtTCCTGATCAACAGCAGGGCCTTAACTTGCCTCCCTCTTTATGGTGCGCTGATCAAGCTCCCCAGTATAGCTGCTTCCAGGTGCTCTCATGTGACTTCTGCCAAAAAATGTGCGGGCTGAAAGGAGTCCATCTATCCTCCTGCCATGGAGAGCAGCAGGGGCCCCtgactccctcccatccaggctcccaCATAACATCaagcacagttccctgtgctatacagtaggacctcgctggatatccattttaaaatacagcagtgtgtacatgtccagcCCAAACTCCCCAGGCATCCCTTCTCCccctaagttcattctctaagtctgggagtttctttgttttgtaagttcatgagcatcatttctttttagatttcacgtatGTGGGatattatcagagaaggcaatggcaccccactccagtactcttgcttggaaaatcccatggatggaggagcctggtgggctgcagtccatggggtcgctaagagtcggacacgactgagcgacttcactttcacttttcactttcatgcactggagaaggaaatgacaacccactcctgtgttcttgcctggagaatcccagggacgagggagcctggtgggctgccgtctatggagtcgcacagagtcagacacaactgaagtgacttagcagcagcagaatatggGATATTACAcggtatttctccttctctgtctgacttacttcactcagtatgatcacCTCTAGGCCcatttatgttgctgcaaatgacattattccaTTCTCGCTAATGGCTGAGTAGTCTTCCAtcgtatacatgtaccacagactctttatccgttcctctgtcaatggacatgtaggttgcttccaggcattggctattgcaaacagtgctgaaACGAACACTGAGGTGTatgtatcctttcagaccattgttttctctggatgtactcccaggagtgggattgctgggtcatatggtagctctgatTTCAGTTGtttaaggaatttccatgctgttctccatagaggctgaacctatttacattcccagcagcagtgtaggagggttcccttccctccacaccctctccagcatttattatttctggggtaaatctatttttaatttttggaggaacACACAATACTTTATCTGCAGCAGCTGTAACAGTTTACATTCCTGCTCACAATGCACAAAGCTTCCTCAGCAGTATTTGAGCAAGAAGGAAGCACAGATGCAGAGAAGTACATGACTTGTTCAAAGACACGGGGGTGTTTGAGGAGCCAAGATCCTAATCAGAGTTTCTTGGCCGTTTGCATGCTTGCTCTGAACCAAAATGCTAAACTTGGACTTTGGAGTATCAGGGGTGGAAGCCCCCTGATGGTGTCTTGTGGTCCCTGGGTCAGCCCAGCCCTGCAGAGCAGCGTAGTGAGGGGACACCTCAGGCCCCACAGCAGCAGGAAACAGCGTCCGGTCGTTTCTGAGTCAGAATGAAGGTgagtcccccctccccccaggcagTTGGGAGGCCACTCTGGTTTGATGCTTCGACTGAGCTGGGCTTGAGTCTGTCCCTCCCTACAAATTCCATCTCCTTCTGCCCCAAAGCAGAGTCCCTATTCCATTTTCCTCTGCAAGCAATGAAACAGAAAGCTGGGAGATTTCAGGATCCTTGGTGAAGAAATACGTGTAGTCTGAGCTCTCTGATCAGCAAGCGCCTGAAAGAGTCACTTCACACAtaccaaggaaggaaggaaatcatgATGATAATAATTTCCCTCATTTTATACAGGAAAGAGGGACAGAGACTGCATGTAGTTTGTGCAAAACCAGACAAGCAGAACTGGATATGAACCAGCAGAGCTGgtcaatttctattaaaaaatcagCATTCTTCTCCACTCAAATCACCCTGTAATAAGCGTGTAATTACCAGCGTGCCAGGCACCATTAGAAGCTTTTCATTTGCTGGGGGCACAGAGCTTTTCCCTCTAGGCTCTTTGCCCAGTCTAACAAGTTGACATAAGTCAAATGAACGAGTTTAATTTGCTACGTATTCGAGTCTGATAAAAACTCTAAGGCCCAGAGACATTCAAGCAATTGAAGCTTATATCTAAGGAGAAGGGGGTCAGGGCCTGGGGGTTCAAAGGGGAGGAAGACAAGTCACAGGACAATGGGAAGAGCAAGTGCTTGGTGAACAAATATTTGCTGCTCCAGGTCTTTTTGAGATAAAAATTCTCTCTGGGAATAGCTCTCTTCCTGGCATAGGTCCCCTAATCTATACTTTCAGCAGCTGAGAGAGAGGCAAGGAGCTTCTCCTGAGTCTGCTGGGTCTaaattgccttcagctcaaagcAATCCCCATGTCAAAGTGGGACATTTTGGGGAGTCATGTTCCCCTTGCCCTCACTTCTCCTGAAACATATTAAAGGTCTTCTTTATGTTTGACGAAACCAGAGCCCAGAGGCAGAGAACTTGTCTGCTATGTCCGTTTACCACCAGCTCCCCATCACTCCATTGCTTCATAGAACTGAACTCCCAGGGCCAAGAGTGGACGGACATTCCTGATGGCCTCGTGTCTTGCTTCCTCAGCAGACCGGAGCCTCCTCAGCTGTGTCTAGGATGCTGCGTCGGTATTTTCACCAGTTCGGTCGGAAGCTGGGGCCACTGGAGCCCCAGGAGAAGTCTGAGAGCCGCAGAGCTCCTCTGAACACCCTCAACCTGGTGATCTTGGGTGTGGGCAAGATCCTGAGAGCTGCCATCTACATCCTGATCGGTAAAACGGTCAAGTACATAACTGGACCAGCGATCGTCATCTGCTTCTTGGTGGCCGCCTTGTTTTCTCTCCTGTCAGGGTTCTGCTATGCCGAGTTATGGGCCCGGGTACCACGCTCCGGTTCCGTGTATCTCTACAGCTATGTCACCATGGGTCAGCTGTATGCTTTTATCACTGGCTGGAACCTCATCCTGTCCTTAGTCCTTGGTGAGATCACTGGATAAGGATGGTGTGCGGCTTGAGATTAGGTAACTAGAAGTGAGGATTGGGGTGTTTGCTCATTCGTGAGCACTTTGTTATTGACCTTGCAGGGGGAGGTAACAGTGGCAAGAAAACCCCACAGGTTCATTCTACTCAgctctctccttcttttcttaAACAATTGGACCAAGAATCCAGAAAGAAAGGGACCTGtatggagtgggggaggggaggcatggCCCGCGGGCTCATCCCTTCGCCATATTGAAGTCTTTGCTCCTTTGTTGCCTTCACGGGATGTTCTCTTACACCTCAACTTAAAAACTCAGCCCTCATCTTCCAGCCCTCCATTTCCTATtgccctgttttcttttcttacatAACATTGATTTCCTCTTCACATAGTAAATAGTTGACCTAAACTGTGAATCATCTGggtcctctctccccatcccatggGCAGGGGGGAGTGGAAAACATTTTCAGATTAGGTGTTTTGTCTGTTTCCCAAAAATTCATCTCATGGTGCATATTAGGAGTTCAGTTAATGCCTGTTCCTTCTGCCACTGCGGGCACCGCCATTTTGGCCAGGGCTTGGAGCTACATCTTTGACAGCCTCATTGGGAACCACATCTCTCAGGCATTGCAAGGAACTTTCTCTCTGCACATGCCCCACTTCCTGGCCAAGTACCCAGACTTTCTGGCCTTGGCCCTGGTGCTGCTGCTCATGGGTAAGACCGGGCCCAGTGACCAGAGGGGAAGATcgtggggtggaggggtgggaaaGGCAGGGAATTGGGGAGCAGAATGGAAGGGGATTAGAACTGAAAAGCAGTGTCTAGGATGCGAGTGACCGTAAGGCAAGTCATCGGCCAATGTTTCCCACCCTTGGCGACACTGACATTTTGGGCTGGATCATTCTTGGTGTGGGGAGGTGTCCTGTACATTTTaggttttttaaatatcattgtcGGGTGTTGAGTAGCACCCCTGGCCTTTATTCACTAAATACAGGTGATTCCCACCCTCCAgactgtctccagacattgccaacaGTCCCCTGGGGAATTATTTCTTAGTGTGAATTATTATAAAGTCATCCCCTTGTGAGAATTATTTACTTAGACTGACATGTTTCTTCCCCTTTACTGAGACCAAAGACGTGTTTTTAATTGAAAGGAAGTTCATATAACATAAAGTTATCCATCtatgattctttaccaactttaCTGAAACACAGTTGACGTGCAACGTTGATTAAGATGTGTACAGCGTCAGGATTTGGTAGACCTGCGTATCGTGAGATAATGGCCACAGTTAGAGATGAACCACCTTAAAGTGTACAAGTCAGGGGCGATTCAGTTCAGTACATTTCCAGTGCTGTATAACAACCACCTCCATCTAGTTTCAAATATGTTCATCACAACAGAAAAGTCACTGTCCATCTCCCCCATCTCAGTCCCCAGCTAGCCTAGGAACCCCTGGTCTACGTTCCGTGTCTGTGGACTTAGTTACCTAGGATGTCTCATCTTTATCGTTTCCTCAGGACTACAGGTGCTGGGAGTTCGTGACTCAGCCCTGTTTAACAAAGTGTTCACAGGCATCAACACTTTGGTTCAGAGCTTCATCATCCTCTCGGGCTTCATTAAGGGTGACCTGCACAACTGGCAGCTCACGGAACAGGACTACGCATCGAACATGTCTGAATCCAGTGGCACCTCTAGGTTAGGAGGGTATCTTGGACCATTCTGATGCTCGGCGTGGGGGATGATTTATGCGGAGCTGGGACTCTGGTGGGGACTACCAGATCTGAATTGACAGACTCAATTAATGGCGTGTTGGAGCCCAGGACTCATGATATTAACCAAGGAGCTCAGAGCTGGCTGAACAACCTCCCCCATGTTCTTCCTCATTCCTTCTCTCACCATAGGTTGGGCCCTCTGGGTTCTGGAGGGTTTATTCCTTTTGGCTTTGATGGGGTTCTCCACGGAGCAATTCTATGTTTCTACGCATTTGTTGGCTTTGACACTGTTATCTCTAGAGGTAACCTGggccctgtgtgaccccatctgGGGTTTGGCCACAGCCTGGGCTGCCCTTGGGCACAGGTACCACTTGGAGGTTACAGAGGAAAGGGGACTTTGTGCCTTCACCCCAGTGCGTATCCCTGACCCAATGCTTCCTCCCAACCTGCAGGTGAAGAAGCCCTAAACCCTCAGTAGTCCATCCCCTTGGGCATCACGTTCTCCATCTTCATCTGCTTTTTGGCCTATTTCAGTGTCTCAGCATGCCTCACCCTCATCCTGCCCTGCTCCCAGATTCAGCCTGACAGCCCCTTATCTCAGACATTTCTGCACAGGGGGTGGATTTCCGCCAGATATGTCCTGAGTGTCGGCATCATTTGGCTATTACATACAGGTCAGTATCTTGGCTTTCTGCCCGTCTCCTGTCAGATGCCAATCCCATCCCTTGGGATTGAGAAACCAAATAAAGGCACCTTACCCCATGCAGAGCAGGGAGCAGACACCCCGGTCTCTCCTGCTTCTGCACCATCTCACACACGCTCCCACTTTCTCTTCCAGACTCCACAGTGCCATGTTCCCCATGTCTCAGGTGATCTACGCGATGGCAGAGGACGGGCTTCTTTTCCGGGCACTTGCCCAGGTCCGTGCCCGCACAGACGCCCCCATCGTGACCATCATGTCTTCCGGAAACCTCGCAGGTGAATAAACAAAACCCACTCCTTCCTTGATCGACTTTTTTAACTTGGATATTTCCGGTGGCTTCTCGCTCCCTCCTTCCATCTTGATTGTGCCCTCCATTCCAGGGGTCATGGCTTTGCTCTTCAAGCTCAGTGATCTTGTGGACTTCTTGTCAGTTGTGACCCTGCTTGCTTACACTCTCGTGGCATTTTCCGTCCTTGTCCTCAGGTAAGACTCCACTACACCTTGACCGGGGGCCTTGGACTCATGGAAATGAATCACCTTCTGCCTTCATGCTGCTTCCTAAAGGCCTTCTAGATTTAAGCTAAGAAAGTGGTGGCATAGGCTATGTAATGTTGGCTGAGTCGGGGCTGCTGTTAATattaccttgttgttgttcagtcactaagtcttcgccaactctttgccaccccatggactgcatcacgccaggcttctctgtccttcactatctcctggagcttgctcagattcatgtccatcaagtcagtgatgccatccaatcgtctcatcctctgtcacccacttctcctcctgccctcaatctttcccagcatcatggtcttttccattgagtcagctcttcacatcgggtggccaaagtattagagcttcagcttcagcatcagtccttccagtgaatattcagggttaatttcctttaggattgactggttggatctccttgcagtccaagggactctcaacagtcttctccagcaccacagttcagaagcatcagttcttcagcgctcagccttctttatggtccacctatCACATCCATAtgcgactactgaaaaaaccgtagctttgactataggtacccttgtcggcaaagtgatgtctctgctttttaatatactgtctaggtttgtcatagctatttttccaaggagcaaatgtcttttaatttcgtggctgcagtcactggccacattgattttggagcccaagaaaatgaaatctgacactatttccactgtttccccatctatttgccatgaagtgatgggaccagatgccagaatcttggttttttgaatgttaagctcgaagccaactttttcactctcctctttcactttcatcaggaagctctttatctcctcttcactttctgccattaaaatagtaccgtctgcatatctgaggttgtcgatatttctctgggcaatcttgattccagcttgtgattcagcgAGCctgtcatttctcatgatgtactctgcatagaagttaaataagcagggtgacaatatacagccttgatgtactcctttcccaattttgaaccagtcccttgttaATATTGCCTTAATATCTCATATTCAGGTACAAGTCACACTTGAAGGAGAAAACAGGGAAGGAAATTGAGATGGAGCCTGAAGCTGAAGgcagtcctttggactctgtaCCTGAAGTAGGAACCTCAAACATCCTGAAAAGTCTGTGGTTCCCTACCAGCAGCACCCCCACAGAGAAATCTGGCCGGATTGTCTATGGATGTGCCTTCCTGCTTGGTGAGCAGTGGCATTTCTCTTTGGTCACATTCTGATATTGACAGGATGAGTGGGAGTGTGTATTTCATCAGTTGAGGAGTCTTAGAGATATGATGGCCCTTCATGAGTTGGGCAGGCCTGGGAAGGGATGTGGCCCGAGGTCCTGACGTCTGTCTTCTGGGTCCAGCCTGTTCTCCTCCACCTTGACCCTTGCAGTTCTCCTGCTGGCCATCCTGAGCCCGGTCCTGGCCCAGTGGCCCAGCCAGGTGTTCTCTGGAGACCCCGTGCTCACAACCgtggctgtgctgctgctgctgctcatcaCTGGGGTCACGGCCATCATCTGGAGGCAGCCCCAGGACCCCTCTCCTCTGTATTTTAAGGTAGGTGATcttgggagttccttggtggtccagtggttaggactctgtgctttcactgccctgggcccaggctcaatccctggtcagggaactaaggtcccacaagccacatgacatgccccccaaaaaaaagtagGTCATTATATGTCCCCAAACTGTCCACCTTGAGTGAATGAAGTCTGCAGGCTTTGAGGTCTGAACACTCTGTGCTGGACCAGGAAAGGGGGAGGGCTTGCTAAGGCAGTGGACTCTTCCCTGATCCATGCTCAGTGCTTTACAAACCCCCTCGCAGTAGACACTGAGCGCACAGCCTGGCTAGGACTGTCTTCCTCCCCACTGGGGTAGGGTGTCCCTTTCAGATGTCTGGGCTGTGCTCAGGGATGACCTGCCTCTGCCCACATGTCCCTGCTCTGCCTGTCCTCCCACTGGTCAGCATCTTTGTGAATATTTACTCTCTGATGAGGATGACCACTGGGACCTGGGCGCTATTTGGCATCTGGATGGTGGTTGGTAAGTGATTTTCTGAGCTAAAGAGGCTCCTTGAGGGGTTAAACCCAGTCCTCTCCCTACTGCCTCTGCCCTAAACTGTCAGACACCATAACAGGAGGCTTACTGGGCATTTTTAAGTGGGGTGAgcactttctttcccttctcatcGTCTCATTTCCCTGCTAGGGTTTGTCATATACTTTAGGTATGGGACCCAACACAGCTTGGAGAACAACAAGCCACAGCCACCAGCCTCCACTTTTCAGACTTGAGAAAAACATCCCTGGTGCTGAGTCATCTTAGCCACAGGAAACAGATGCTGTTGGAATCCCTCCGTGCACTGGAGGGTCTGCTGGTTCAAGGGGCACCGTGAGCCTCAGTGGAGCATGAGGGTGAAATGCATTTGGAGCCACGTATTCACTGCCAGCGGACAAaatgacttttttgttgtttaagtttTAAGTAGACCTTTAAAACCATAACATACAACAGAAAAGTGCATGCTTCATAAGTGTGCTGCAAGATGGATTTTCACAAAGTACAACA
Above is a genomic segment from Ovis canadensis isolate MfBH-ARS-UI-01 breed Bighorn chromosome 14, ARS-UI_OviCan_v2, whole genome shotgun sequence containing:
- the LOC138418532 gene encoding cationic amino acid transporter 3-like → MPVPSATAGTAILARAWSYIFDSLIGNHISQALQGTFSLHMPHFLAKYPDFLALALVLLLMGLQVLGVRDSALFNKVFTGINTLVQSFIILSGFIKGDLHNWQLTEQDYASNMSESSGTSRLHSAMFPMSQVIYAMAEDGLLFRALAQVRARTDAPIVTIMSSGNLAGVMALLFKLSDLVDFLSVVTLLAYTLVAFSVLVLRYKSHLKEKTGKEIEMEPEAEGSPLDSVPEVGTSNILKSLWFPTSSTPTEKSGRIVYGCAFLLVLLLAILSPVLAQWPSQVFSGDPVLTTVAVLLLLLITGVTAIIWRQPQDPSPLYFKVGDLGSSLVVQWLGLCAFTALGPGSIPGQGTKVPQAT